The DNA sequence GCCCAGGGGTAAAATGCTCACCCGGTAGTCGGTGTCGCCACGGCGAAACCCCGCCAGCCTGGGGCCGAATCCGAGGGAGAACACGTCGACGCGAATGCCCAGATACTTGGCAACCGCGTAATGTCCCAACTCGTGGACGAAGATCATGACCCCCAAGACAAAAATGAAGGCCAGCAGGGTGGTCCCGAAATCACCGATCAACTGCAAAGGAATCTCGCCTTTCTGACAGGGCTCCAGGGACGGAACTCGGTATCCCTGCGACCCGCCGTCTCAATCGTAAACGACATTCGCTCCAACTCTCGGATCCTCAAACGTGCCGCAGCCCGCTTCTGTTCCCCGTTCTCCCCCGCGGGCAGTCAGATTCTGGCCAGAGCCAGTTCGTTTGCCACGCGCCGGGACCTCCGGTCCGCTTCCAGAACGACTTCCAGGGAATCGGGTTCCTGTGGCCGGTGCCGGTCCAGCACTCCCTCGATCGTGGCGGGAATATCCCGAAAAGGAATTCGTTCCTCCAGAAATAGTCCGACGGCCACTTCGTTGGCGGCATTGAGGGCCGCGGGGTAGGTCCGTCCCTCTTGCAGAGCCGCTCCGGCCAGGCGCAGGCAGGGAAACTTGACGGGGTCCGGCGGATGGAACGCCAGCGGCGTCAACGCGAACAGGTCCAGGGACGGGACCGGCAGGCTGCAGCGGTCCGGGTAGCTCAGGGCGTAGCCGATGGGAAGACGCATGTCGGTGATTCCCAGTTGGGCCATGATGGCCCCGTCCACGAACTCCACCATGGAGTGAATCATCGATTGGGGATGGATCACGATTTCCACCTGCCCCGGCCGCAGGCCGAAAAGATGGTGCGCTTCGATCACCTCCAGACCCTTGTTCATGAGCGTGGCCGAGTCCACGGTGATCTTGGGTCCCATCTTCCAGGTCGGATGGTTCAAGGCCTCCTGTACCGTCACGTCGCTCAGCTCCCGGAGGGACTTGCCAAAGAAGGGGCCGCCGGAAGCGGTGAGCAGAATCCGCTTGACCTGGGCCATCCGCTCCCCGTTGAGACATTGGTGAATGGCGCTGTGCTCGCTGTCGACGGGCAGCAGGCGGACCTTTGCGTCCCGGACCTCCCGCATCACCAACTCCCCCGCCATCACCAACGTCTCTTTGTTGGCCAGAGCCACGTCCCGGCCCGCCAGGATGGCGGCCAGCGTGGGAATCAGACCCGCGGCACCGGTAATGGCTGCCACCACCATTCCCGCCTCCACTTCGGCGGCCAGTTTCGACACCCCTTCCTGCCCCTCCCAAACCGGCGTCCCCGGAAGTCGCTGCCGGAGCCACGCCGCCTGCTCACGATCATGAAGGGCGACGGCGAGCGGAGAATATTTCCGGGCCTGTTCCAGGAGTCGAGCGGCATTTCTTCGCGCCGCCAACCCCACGATCCGGAACTGATCCGGGTTCAGATCGACCAGACTCAGCGTGCTGCGTCCAACGGAACCCGTAGAGCCCAGAATCGAAATCTTCTTCATCTTCTTCCGGGGTTCGTCAGGCGATCGATCGAGCGCGGCGCTGAACAGCCCGTGGTAAAAGTCGTCACGGCATTCGACAGTCCAGGGCCAAAATCGATGCGGACTTTCAGGCGCGAAGAAACGCGCCGAATAGCCGTCTCAGCGCATCATCCTAGCAGAAAAGACAGGCAATGATAGACGGGAAAAGCGAAGAGCAGACTGTCGATCCGGTCCAAAATTCCCCCGTGTCCGGGAATCAGGGAACCGCTGTCCTTGGCGCCGACGGCACGCTTGAGGAGCGACTCGAAGAGATCCCCCAGGATGGCTGCCAACCCCACCACGACGCCTACCAGCGACAACAATCCCCAATCGGAACGGCCGAGCAGGCCATACCCCAACAATACGGCCAGCGCCGGCGCGGCGGCGAGACCGGCGGCGAATCCCTCCAGGGACTTCGCCGGGCTCAACCGGGGAACGATGCGGCGGCGTCCCCAGCGCGACCCGACCAGATAAGCTGCGATGTCGCATGACCAGACGATGGCCAGAATCATGAGCAGCTCGTCGGATCTGTTCCGGTACCCGGCCAGCAACGACACGGGCAGCCCCAGATACAAGAGCGCCATGAGGCTGGCCGAAGCCGAAGCCAGGGCGTCCCGGTGGTTGGAGAACCGGTAGAGATTGGCGGTGAACAGGAAGAGGCAGGCTCCCAGCAGGTAGGCTACGACCGCGTTCCCTCCCTGATTCCACACCCAGGGAAGAATCAGGCACGCGGCGATGGCAGGAAGGGGCTTCCTGGCTCCCAAGGGCGCCAGGAGCCGAAACAGTTCCAGGACTGCGATCAGGAGGATCAGATCCAGGAAGCCCAGGAACACCGGGGCGGGCGCCAACACGATAATCAAGAGGACCAGCGGCGCCAGTACGGCGACGCTCAGGGTGCGGAGGATCATCTGGCGCCTTGCAGGGAACGGGATCGGATTCCCCCGTAACGCCGCTCCCGCTTCTGGTAGGCCAGGATCGACTCCAGCAGGTGTTGGGACCGGAAGTCCGGCCAGAACACGTCGGTGACGTAGATCTCGGAGTACGCGATCTGCCAGAGCAGGAAGTTGCTGATTCGCATCTCTCCGCTGGTGCGGATCAAGAGATCCGGATCGGGAAGATCGCCCGTATAGAGACTCCGCTGCACCTCCAATTCACTCACCCGCCGGGTTCTCCCCTGCAGGAGCAGTGAGTTGAACGCGTCCACCAGTTCGGCCCGGCCGCTGTAGTTCAGCGCCAGGACCATCTTCATCCCCCGGTTGAACCGGGACTCCTCCTCGACGTGCCGCAACTCCCTCCGGACCGAGCGGGGAAGCTCGTGGATCCGCCCGATGGCGTGGAAACGAATGTCGTTTTCCTGGATCTCCGGCAACTCCTTCCGCAGATATTCCTTGAGCAGCTCCATCAAGGTATTGACCTCGCTCATGGGCCGCTTCCAGTTCTCCACCGAGAAGGCGTAGAGGGTCAGCACCGGGATGTTGAGCCGGACGCTGGTCTCGACCGTAGCCCGAACCGCCTTGATCCCGGCGTTGTGGCCCTTGACCCGGGGCAGGCCCCGCTGCCGGGCCCAGCGGCCGTTACCGTCCATGATGATGGCCACATGGCGGGGCAACTTGTGTGGATCGAGTTGCGCCAGCAGGCGCGCTTCCAGGCTTCCAGGCTCGACGATGCCGGTGAAGTTCTCAAAGGGGGGAGTCATTGCGGTGGGCTAAATCTACCACAATTCGGAGCCCTCCCGGATGGGACCGAGCGGTGACTGGAGCTTTCAATTCCGGTACCACACCCGCGCCAGGAACAGGCCATGCGCGGGGGCGGTGGGCCCGGCCAGGCGCCGGTCCCGGGATTCCAGAATCGCGGTCATGTCCGTCGCCGGCCTTTGACCGTGTCCAATCTGGATCATGGTGCCCGCGAGGTTCCGGACCATGTGATGGAGAAAGCCGTCACCCTCGATTCGGTAGGAAAAGTGCCTTCCCTTCCGCCGCCAACGGGAAACGAAAACGGTTCGGACGCGGTTCTTCACCTGCGACGCCGAGGCCGTAAAGCCGGTGAAATCACGGGTGCCGACGATCAGTTCCGACGCCTGTTGCATCGCCTCCAGGGAGAGGGGGCGGTAGACCTGCAGCACCCTGCCCTCCAGAAACGGAGAGAGTATGGGGCCGTTGTAGAGACGATAGATGTAGCGTTTCCGCGTCGCGTCCTTCTGGGCATGAAAGGCGTCGGAAGCCACGCTCAACCGGAGCACCCGAATCCGGGAGGGGAGAACGCCGTTGAGAGATTTCAGCAGGCGGTCGGGCGTCCGTTGACGACGGAGCCTGAAGTGCGCCACCTGGCCCAGGGCATGCACCCCGGCATCGGTTCTCCCGGCGCCCACGACGGAGACGGTCTCGCCCGTGATCCGGGCCAGCGCGGCTTCGAGGGTTCCGCCGATGGTGGGACGATTCTTCTGGACCTGCCACCCGGAATAACCCTCGGAGCGATACTGGACCACACAACGATACTTGGTCAAAACCCGTTCGATCCCCCGGTTGCGGACTCTGGCCCACCGAGACGCCATGTTACAATAGGCGCCAACAACGACCAGGAGATCCGCCCATGTCAGGACATTCCAAGTGGCATTCCATTCGGCACAAGAAGGCCGTCGTGGATGCCAAGCGGGGCAAGATGTTCAGCAAGATGATCCGGGAAATCACCGTGGCGGCCCGTACGGGCGGCGGAGACCCGGACGCCAATCCGCGGCTGCGCACCGCCATTCAGACGGCCAAGGCGGCCAATATGCCCCACGACAACATAGAACGAGCGGTCATGAAGGGGACGGGCGAACTCCCGGGCCAGAACTTCGACTCCGTGACCTACGAGGGCTACGGCCCCGGCGGCGTGGCGGTTCTGATCGAGACGCTGACCGACAACAGGAACCGGACCGTGGCCGAGATCCGGCACATCTTTTCCAAGAACGGCGGGAGTCTGGGAGAGACGGGCAGCGTTCTATGGATGTTCGAGAAGCGGGGATACTTCGGGGTGCCCAGCGACTCCGTCTCGGAAGAAACGCTGTTGGAGGTGGTGCTGGACGCCGGGGCCGACGATCTCCAGACCGAAGGCGACACGCTGGCCGTCTACACTCCGTTCGAGAACTTCGAGCAGGTGCGGCAGGAACTGGAAGCGTCCAACATCCCCACGGAGTCGAGTCAGATCACCATGCTTCCCCAGAATTCCCTCAGGATGGAAGGCAAGATGGCGGGAAAGATGTTGAAACTGATGGACGCCCTCGAGGACCACGACGACGTCCAGCATGTCTACGCCAACTTCGACATCGACGAGCAGGAGATGGAGGCGCTTCTCCAGACCTGATGGGTCAACCCTCGCCCACCATCGTCATGGGCCTCGATCCGGGGAGCCGCATCACCGGCTTCGGGGTCATCTCGATACTCGGGAATCACTGCCGTTGCGTCGATTACGGCGCGATCCGCTGTCATGACCGCAGGCTGAAGACTCCTTTCGAGCAACGGCTCAAGACCATCTACCACGAACTTGGGAGCGTACTCCGCCGTCACGCTCCAGCCGTGGTGGCCGTGGAATCGGTCTTTCATGCAGTCAATGCCCGCAGCGCTCTCCAGTTGGGGCACGCCCGCGGGGTGGTCCTGCTGGCCGCCGCGGAACTGGAGATTCCGCTCTTCGAATACTCTCCGCGGGAGGTCAAGAAATCGATCTCGGTCACCGGGCGGGCGACCAAGGAGGAGGTTCAGGCCATGGTCCGGATCCTGCTCAAGCTCAAGGAACGCCCCCGGCCCAACGACGCGGCCGACGCCCTGGCCGTGGCCCTCTGCCATGCCTTCAAGGGAGTGTCTTCCCAACGGCTGCAGCAGCAGGCAAGACTTGCCCGCTGACCCCTCGTTCCGGAAGACCCTCACTCCTGTTTCGCGCCGGATTCGGACTCTCCGCCGGGTGCGGCGTCGACCAGGCGGCCGACTCGGGCTCTTGCAGGACGCAGGAGCCGGTCCCCGTACCGATAGCCCCTCTGAACCACCTCGACGACCCGTTGATCCAGTTCGGGGTCGGTGACCGGAATGAGCCCCACGGCCTCCGTCAGATGGGGATCGAAGGGCTGGTTCAACACCTCGATGGGCTCGATCCCCGCCTCCCTGAGCCGATCCAGGAAGAGCCGGAGATTCAACTCCACGCCCTTTCGGAGCTCTTGCAGGTCGGAACCGCTCTCGGCCGCCTCCAACGCCCGCTCCAGGTTGTCCACCACCTCCAGGAACTGGCGGAGGAGGTCCATTTTGAACCGGTCCAGGCGCTGTTCCAGGGTCCGTTCAAGACGTTGGCGTAGCGCGTCGTTGTCGGACTCGAGCTGCTCGAGCCTCTGCTTCAGCTTCCGTTCGGCCAACTCGGTCCGGGCCTTCAATTCCTCCACGTAAGTGGGATACCGCGTCTCCGGGACCTGCGACCGGTCGATGACCGACTCATCTTCGAGCCAGCTTCGCCGGTCGGTGACCTGAAACCTTCCTTCACTGTCCTTCTCGGCCATATCGGGGCTCGCTCCAACGTCGTGTAGAACAGGCGCAGTCTACTACGGCGGGCAGGTGCGAGAAACCGGGGACCGGCCGTAGACCTCATCCGTGGAGCCGTCATCCGGCGGCGCCTCAAAACGGAATATCCGCGAAGGTCCGCGCTTCCTTGCGGCGGTCGAGGGCCGATCCTATAAGGAGGGGAGACCGGACAGTGGAGGATCGGAACATGGAACTGAATCGATTGACCGAGAGCGTTCGCGAAGGCCTGACCCGGGCCGAGGCGGTGGCCGGGAACCTCGGCCACCAACAGGTGGACGTGGAGCATCTTCTGGCCGCCCTGCTGGAGCAGGAGCAAGGGCTGGCGGCATCCATCCTGAACAAGGCCGACCTGGACCCCGGCCAACTGACCCGGAGGCTGCGCCAGGATTTGCAAAGCCGCGCCCGGGTGAGCGGACCCGCTGCGCCGGCCGGCCAGGTCTACGCCACACCTCGCTTGACGCAGCTCTTGAACAGAGCTCAGGAGGAAGCGAAACAGCTCAACGACGAGTACGTGTCCGTCGAGCACCTGCTGCTGGCCATGGTCAAGGATACGGGCGCCGCCGGACGCCTCCTGCAGGCGCAGGGAATCAGCCGCGAGCGCCTGATGCAGACCCTGCGGGACGTTCGCGGCAGCCAGAGGGTGACCTCTCCAAATCCCGAGGCGACCTACGAGGCCCTGGAGCAGTACGGCCGGGACCTGACCCGGCTGGCCACCGCCGGGAAGCTCGACCCGGTCATCGGAAGAGACTACGAAATCCGCCGGCTGATGCAGGTCCTGTCCCGCAGAACCAAGAACAACCCGGTCCTGATCGGCGACCCGGGCGTCGGCAAGACGGCCATCGCGGAAGGCCTGGCTCAACGCATCGTCCGGGGCGACGTGCCGGAAGGCCTGAAACGCCGCCGGGTCGTCTCGCTGGACATGGGAGCCCTGATCGCCGGCGCCAAGTACCGGGGCGAATTCGAGGAGCGCCTCAAGGCCGTCCTCAAGGCGGTTCAGGAGCAGGAAGGCGAAGTCATCCTCTTCATCGACGAGCTCCACACGGTGGTGGGCGCGGGCCGGGTCGAAGGAGCCATGGACGCGGGCAACCTGCTCAAACCCATGCTGGCCCGGGGCGAGCTCCACTGCATCGGCGCCACCACCGTGGACGAATATCGGAAACACGTGGAAAAGGACAGCGCGCTGGAGCGGCGGTTCCAGCCGGTCCTGGTGGACCAGCCTTCGGTCGAGGACACCATTTCGATCCTGAGAGGTCTGAAGGAACGCTACGAGGTCCACCACGGCGTCCACATCAGAGACACGGCGCTGGTGGCGGCCTCCGTCCTCTCGAACCGCTACATTCCGGACCGTTTTCTGCCCGACAAGGCCATCGACCTGATGGACGAGGCCGCAGCCAAGCTTCGGACCGAAATGGATTCCATGCCCACCGAACTGGACGAGACCCAGCGGCGGGTGATGCAACTGGAGATCGAAAGGGAGGCGCTGCGCAAGGAGAAGGACAAGGGCTCCCGGGACCGGCTGGACCGGATCGAAAAGGAGTTGGCCGAGGAACGGGACAGGGCCACCGCGCTCAAGGCGCAATGGCAGTCCGAACAGGAGGGAGTCCGGCAACTGCGAACAATCAGAGAGCGGATCGAGGAGACCAAGATCCGGATCGAACAATCGGAACGGGAATACGACCTGAATCAGGCGGCCGAACTCAAGTACGGAACTCTGGCATGCCTGGAACGGAAACTGAAGGCCGAGCAGCAGAGGCTGGACCGCAAACAGGGAGCGGCCCCTCTCTTGAAGGAGGACGTGGGCGAGGAAGACATCGCCGACGTGGTCAGCCACTGGACCGGCATCCCGGTCTCCCGGCTCATGGAGGGCGAAATGGAGCGGCTCCTGAACCTGGGCGAGACGCTCCATCGAAGAGTCGTTGGCCAGGACGAGGCGATTCGGGCCGTCTCGGAAGCCGTCATCCGTTCCCGGGCCGGACTCAAGGACCCTGCCCGCCCCATCGGCAGCTTCCTTTTCCTGGGTCCGACGGGAGTCGGAAAAACGGAGCTGGGGAGAGCGTTGGCCGAGGCCCTCTTTGACGACGAACAGGCCATGATCCGCATCGACATGTCCGAATACCAGGAGAAGCACACGGTGGCGCGACTGATCGGTGCTCCTCCCGGCTACGTGGGACACGAGGAGGGGGGCCAACTGA is a window from the Acidobacteriota bacterium genome containing:
- the ruvC gene encoding crossover junction endodeoxyribonuclease RuvC, which gives rise to MGQPSPTIVMGLDPGSRITGFGVISILGNHCRCVDYGAIRCHDRRLKTPFEQRLKTIYHELGSVLRRHAPAVVAVESVFHAVNARSALQLGHARGVVLLAAAELEIPLFEYSPREVKKSISVTGRATKEEVQAMVRILLKLKERPRPNDAADALAVALCHAFKGVSSQRLQQQARLAR
- a CDS encoding 1-deoxy-D-xylulose-5-phosphate reductoisomerase, which gives rise to MKKISILGSTGSVGRSTLSLVDLNPDQFRIVGLAARRNAARLLEQARKYSPLAVALHDREQAAWLRQRLPGTPVWEGQEGVSKLAAEVEAGMVVAAITGAAGLIPTLAAILAGRDVALANKETLVMAGELVMREVRDAKVRLLPVDSEHSAIHQCLNGERMAQVKRILLTASGGPFFGKSLRELSDVTVQEALNHPTWKMGPKITVDSATLMNKGLEVIEAHHLFGLRPGQVEIVIHPQSMIHSMVEFVDGAIMAQLGITDMRLPIGYALSYPDRCSLPVPSLDLFALTPLAFHPPDPVKFPCLRLAGAALQEGRTYPAALNAANEVAVGLFLEERIPFRDIPATIEGVLDRHRPQEPDSLEVVLEADRRSRRVANELALARI
- a CDS encoding YebC/PmpR family DNA-binding transcriptional regulator; protein product: MSGHSKWHSIRHKKAVVDAKRGKMFSKMIREITVAARTGGGDPDANPRLRTAIQTAKAANMPHDNIERAVMKGTGELPGQNFDSVTYEGYGPGGVAVLIETLTDNRNRTVAEIRHIFSKNGGSLGETGSVLWMFEKRGYFGVPSDSVSEETLLEVVLDAGADDLQTEGDTLAVYTPFENFEQVRQELEASNIPTESSQITMLPQNSLRMEGKMAGKMLKLMDALEDHDDVQHVYANFDIDEQEMEALLQT
- a CDS encoding isoprenyl transferase; translation: MTPPFENFTGIVEPGSLEARLLAQLDPHKLPRHVAIIMDGNGRWARQRGLPRVKGHNAGIKAVRATVETSVRLNIPVLTLYAFSVENWKRPMSEVNTLMELLKEYLRKELPEIQENDIRFHAIGRIHELPRSVRRELRHVEEESRFNRGMKMVLALNYSGRAELVDAFNSLLLQGRTRRVSELEVQRSLYTGDLPDPDLLIRTSGEMRISNFLLWQIAYSEIYVTDVFWPDFRSQHLLESILAYQKRERRYGGIRSRSLQGAR
- a CDS encoding phosphatidate cytidylyltransferase, coding for MILRTLSVAVLAPLVLLIIVLAPAPVFLGFLDLILLIAVLELFRLLAPLGARKPLPAIAACLILPWVWNQGGNAVVAYLLGACLFLFTANLYRFSNHRDALASASASLMALLYLGLPVSLLAGYRNRSDELLMILAIVWSCDIAAYLVGSRWGRRRIVPRLSPAKSLEGFAAGLAAAPALAVLLGYGLLGRSDWGLLSLVGVVVGLAAILGDLFESLLKRAVGAKDSGSLIPGHGGILDRIDSLLFAFPVYHCLSFLLG
- the clpB gene encoding ATP-dependent chaperone ClpB; this translates as MELNRLTESVREGLTRAEAVAGNLGHQQVDVEHLLAALLEQEQGLAASILNKADLDPGQLTRRLRQDLQSRARVSGPAAPAGQVYATPRLTQLLNRAQEEAKQLNDEYVSVEHLLLAMVKDTGAAGRLLQAQGISRERLMQTLRDVRGSQRVTSPNPEATYEALEQYGRDLTRLATAGKLDPVIGRDYEIRRLMQVLSRRTKNNPVLIGDPGVGKTAIAEGLAQRIVRGDVPEGLKRRRVVSLDMGALIAGAKYRGEFEERLKAVLKAVQEQEGEVILFIDELHTVVGAGRVEGAMDAGNLLKPMLARGELHCIGATTVDEYRKHVEKDSALERRFQPVLVDQPSVEDTISILRGLKERYEVHHGVHIRDTALVAASVLSNRYIPDRFLPDKAIDLMDEAAAKLRTEMDSMPTELDETQRRVMQLEIEREALRKEKDKGSRDRLDRIEKELAEERDRATALKAQWQSEQEGVRQLRTIRERIEETKIRIEQSEREYDLNQAAELKYGTLACLERKLKAEQQRLDRKQGAAPLLKEDVGEEDIADVVSHWTGIPVSRLMEGEMERLLNLGETLHRRVVGQDEAIRAVSEAVIRSRAGLKDPARPIGSFLFLGPTGVGKTELGRALAEALFDDEQAMIRIDMSEYQEKHTVARLIGAPPGYVGHEEGGQLSEAIRRRPYSVLLFDEIEKAHFDVFNLLLQILDDGRLTDGKGRTVDFKNCIIIMTSNLGSADILDYRGASDGTEFERMKQAVIRKLAQHFRPEFLNRIDDRIVFHSLSQDHLKQIVEIQLDLLRQRLKERRMTLELSNELRMQLVREGYDPVYGARPLKRAIQRRIENPLARLIVAGSLTEGARIQAEAAPGGGEPVFSHDSDRRKTGVAG
- the truA gene encoding tRNA pseudouridine(38-40) synthase TruA, with the protein product MASRWARVRNRGIERVLTKYRCVVQYRSEGYSGWQVQKNRPTIGGTLEAALARITGETVSVVGAGRTDAGVHALGQVAHFRLRRQRTPDRLLKSLNGVLPSRIRVLRLSVASDAFHAQKDATRKRYIYRLYNGPILSPFLEGRVLQVYRPLSLEAMQQASELIVGTRDFTGFTASASQVKNRVRTVFVSRWRRKGRHFSYRIEGDGFLHHMVRNLAGTMIQIGHGQRPATDMTAILESRDRRLAGPTAPAHGLFLARVWYRN
- a CDS encoding nucleotide exchange factor GrpE, with product MAEKDSEGRFQVTDRRSWLEDESVIDRSQVPETRYPTYVEELKARTELAERKLKQRLEQLESDNDALRQRLERTLEQRLDRFKMDLLRQFLEVVDNLERALEAAESGSDLQELRKGVELNLRLFLDRLREAGIEPIEVLNQPFDPHLTEAVGLIPVTDPELDQRVVEVVQRGYRYGDRLLRPARARVGRLVDAAPGGESESGAKQE